The following coding sequences lie in one Micromonospora sp. R77 genomic window:
- a CDS encoding serine/threonine-protein kinase — translation MLTPGVLLHDRYLLGERIATGGMGAVWRCTDTLLDRPVAVKVLLPALVADPEFTTRFRAEARMLAALRHPGIVQVHDVGSATLPDGSRVSYLVMEYVDGEPLVTRVRRTGRLDPAATMSVVAQAARALHAAHVAGIVHRDVKPGNLLVERDGSVVLVDFGIARSGTTAGITAAHTVLGTASYMSPEQAGGQPVSPATDVYALGAVAYYCLSGRPPFEGENPLQVALRQVQDEPAPLPPGTPPAVAEVVRRALAKSPGDRYASAAALSGRRRGRPGRDPGGAAGAHRPGRSRRTAARGGDGSSRSPRAASSCCSRWAPPPPWRPCTPRWPTTRRSDRPRRPVRRRPPRRDRPDRRPPRGRRRRRRVVPGGPVGRRRWLRWRTRRPPRRRPGPAGGAVSASPTPTATGGADPNPYAATRVCGGNTG, via the coding sequence GTGCTGACTCCAGGAGTGCTGCTGCACGACCGCTATCTGCTCGGCGAGCGCATCGCGACCGGTGGCATGGGCGCCGTCTGGCGGTGCACCGACACCCTGCTCGACCGGCCGGTCGCGGTGAAGGTGCTGCTGCCCGCGCTGGTCGCCGACCCGGAGTTCACCACCCGTTTCCGGGCCGAGGCGCGGATGCTGGCCGCGCTGCGGCACCCCGGCATCGTGCAGGTGCACGACGTCGGTTCGGCGACGCTGCCCGACGGCAGCCGGGTGAGCTACCTGGTGATGGAGTACGTCGACGGCGAGCCGCTGGTGACCCGGGTCCGGCGGACGGGGCGGCTCGACCCGGCCGCCACCATGTCGGTGGTGGCGCAGGCCGCCCGCGCGCTGCACGCCGCGCACGTCGCCGGGATCGTGCACCGGGACGTCAAGCCCGGCAACCTGCTGGTCGAGCGGGACGGCAGCGTGGTGCTGGTGGACTTCGGCATCGCCCGGTCCGGCACGACGGCCGGGATCACCGCCGCGCACACGGTGCTCGGCACCGCGTCGTACATGTCGCCGGAGCAGGCCGGCGGGCAGCCGGTCTCGCCGGCCACCGACGTCTACGCGCTCGGTGCGGTGGCCTACTACTGTCTGTCCGGCCGGCCCCCGTTCGAGGGGGAGAACCCGCTGCAGGTGGCGCTGCGGCAGGTGCAGGACGAGCCGGCCCCGCTCCCGCCGGGCACCCCGCCGGCCGTGGCGGAGGTCGTCCGCCGGGCGCTGGCGAAGAGCCCCGGCGACCGGTACGCGAGCGCCGCCGCATTAAGCGGACGCCGCCGAGGACGCCCGGGACGCGACCCCGGTGGTGCTGCCGGCGCCCACCGACCCGGCCGGAGCCGGCGGACGGCCGCTCGGGGTGGGGACGGCAGTTCGCGCTCGCCGCGGGCGGCGTCGTCGTGCTGCTCTCGCTGGGCGCCACCGCCGCCCTGGCGACCCTGTACTCCCCGGTGGCCGACGACCCGCCGCAGCGACAGGCCGCGCCGACCGGTGCGTCGACGTCCGCCGCGCCGGGACCGGCCTGACCGTCGGCCACCACGCGGTCGGCGGCGCCGACGCCGGGTCGTACCGGGCGGGCCGGTCGGTCGCCGTCGGTGGCTCCGGTGGCGGACCCGACGGCCACCGCGTCGGCGACCCGGACCGGCCGGCGGTGCGGTGTCGGCGTCGCCCACGCCGACCGCCACCGGCGGTGCTGACCCGAACCCGTACGCGGCGACGCGAGTGTGCGGCGGCAACACCGGGTGA
- a CDS encoding site-2 protease family protein, which produces MGYDRPGEPLVLGVPRAAFRPSPVFLALVALLVTSGVMAWQGYGNVRFDVFGFVVSGWLVSLCLHEYAHAVVAFRAGDRDIAHRGYLTLNPFKYTHPLLSIVLPVVVVLLGGIGLPGGAVWVDRHAIPGRLRHTLVSLAGPATNVLFTLLLVAALRVGFGTGGSPEFWAGVALLTFLQLTASVLNLLPVPGLDGGNMIQPWLNPQWRRGYDLMAPWGFILLFALLWNPRINGWFFGAVFWLADLLGLPPGLYLRGLDLIRFWQG; this is translated from the coding sequence ATGGGCTACGACCGCCCGGGCGAGCCCCTCGTGCTGGGCGTGCCCCGGGCGGCGTTCCGGCCGAGCCCGGTCTTCCTCGCCCTGGTCGCGCTCCTCGTGACCAGCGGCGTGATGGCCTGGCAGGGCTACGGCAACGTCCGGTTCGACGTGTTCGGATTCGTCGTCTCCGGCTGGCTGGTCTCGCTCTGCCTGCACGAGTACGCCCACGCGGTGGTCGCGTTCCGGGCCGGTGACCGCGACATCGCGCACCGGGGCTACCTGACCCTCAACCCGTTCAAGTACACCCACCCGCTGCTGTCCATCGTGCTGCCCGTGGTGGTGGTGCTGCTCGGTGGCATCGGCCTGCCCGGCGGCGCGGTCTGGGTGGACCGGCACGCCATCCCCGGCCGGCTGCGGCACACCCTGGTCAGCCTCGCCGGCCCGGCCACCAACGTGCTGTTCACCCTGCTGCTGGTGGCCGCGCTGCGGGTCGGCTTCGGCACCGGCGGCTCGCCGGAGTTCTGGGCCGGGGTCGCACTGCTGACGTTCCTCCAGCTCACCGCCAGCGTGCTCAACCTGCTGCCGGTGCCGGGCCTGGACGGCGGCAACATGATCCAGCCGTGGCTGAACCCGCAGTGGCGGCGCGGCTATGACCTGATGGCCCCGTGGGGCTTCATCCTGCTCTTCGCGCTGCTGTGGAACCCGCGGATCAACGGCTGGTTCTTCGGCGCGGTCTTCTGGCTCGCCGACCTGCTCGGGCTGCCGCCCGGGCTCTATCTGCGCGGGCTGGACCTGATCCGCTTCTGGCAGGGCTGA
- a CDS encoding nicotinate-nucleotide--dimethylbenzimidazole phosphoribosyltransferase, with product MERLATLDVPGAGLGLLDRVVGFAAATQGTATPPVGLGQVLLLHGDHTGGAAAGTAPGESARRARQAAPVGVSWPGWPPRTAPASRWWTPRPPPRSRTGRR from the coding sequence GTGGAGCGGCTCGCCACGCTGGACGTACCGGGTGCCGGGCTCGGGCTGCTGGACCGGGTGGTCGGCTTCGCCGCCGCCACCCAGGGCACCGCCACCCCACCCGTGGGCCTCGGTCAGGTGCTGCTGCTGCACGGCGACCACACCGGCGGCGCGGCGGCCGGAACGGCACCCGGCGAGTCGGCCCGCCGGGCCCGGCAGGCCGCGCCGGTCGGGGTGTCCTGGCCCGGCTGGCCGCCGAGAACGGCGCCAGCCTCCAGGTGGTGGACGCCCCGACCGCCGCCCCGATCGAGGACGGGCCGGCGCTGA